A stretch of DNA from Butyricicoccus intestinisimiae:
ATCGTTGCCGGAAAACAGCATCTTGCCCAAGAACGAACGCAGCGTTGTCTCCAGCGTATCGGTCTGCGAATACGGAGCCAGCCAATCCAGCATATTCTCGGTATGACCGTTAAAAAACTCCGAGTTGTCTTTTGGGAAATACGACTGGCTGGTGGAAACGCCCCACTTGAAGCTGCCTTCATCCGGTTCCATCTCGCCCATCAAAATCTGGAACAGGGTAGTCGCTGCCTGCTCAGTCTTGCCGACAAACGCAATTTTATCGCCGCGCGCCACGCGGAACGATACATGATTGAGAACCTTTTCACCGTCGATGGTCTTGGAAATGTCCTTGACCTCCAAAATATCCTTGCCCGGCTCTCTGTCCATCTGGAAGCCGACAAACGGATACCGGCGGGACGATGCCGGCAGTTCGTCAACCGTCAGCTTGTCAATGAGCTTTTTGCGGCTGGTTGCCTGCTTGGACTTGGATTTGTTTGCGGAAAATCGACGGATAAATTCCTGCAATTCCTTGATCTTTTCGTCTGCCTTCTTCTTCTGATCGTTCAAGGTGCGCTGTACCAGCTGAGAGGACTCATACCAGAACTCATAGTTGCCGACGTACAGGCGAACCTTGCCGTAGTCAATATCTACAATGTGGGTGCAGACATTGTTGAGGAAGTGACGGTCATGCGATACAACGATGACGGTACCCTCATAATCTGCCAGAAAATCTTCCAGCCACGCAATGGAATGAATGTCCAAATGGTTGGTCGGCTCGTCAAGCAGCATGATATCCGGCTTGCCGAACAGCGCCTGTGCCAGCAGAATCTTGACCTTTTCTGCGTCCGTACGGTACTTCATGCCGCTGTACAGAATGTCGTCTGCCTTGAGTCCCAGACCCTGCAGCAGGCGAGCCGCTTCGGTATCTGCATTCCAGCCGTCCAGCTCTGCAAATTCTGCTTCCAGCTCAGCGGCGCGGTTGCCGTCTTCCTCAGTAAACGGATCCTTGGCATACAGCGCATCTTTTTCCTGCATGATTTCATACAGGCGTTTGTTGCCCTGAATAATCGTGTCTACAACCGTACAGTCATCAAAGGCAAAATGATCCTGACGCAGAACCGACATGCGCAGCTTCGGATCCAGCTCCACCGTACCGGTAGACGGCTCCAAATCGCCGGACAGCATGCGCAGGAAGGTGGACTTACCCGCACCGTTCGCGCCGATGACACCATAGCAGTTGCCCTCGGTAAATTTCAGATTGACATCAGAGAACAAATTCTCTCCGTCAAAGTTAATGCTCAAATGATTAACGCTAAGCATGAAAAACCTCCTGTAAAATGTTCACTAAATAGGGGGATATCGTTTGATAAACAATCGTTTATTTATATAATACAATCTATCAGCAGTCCCGCCGCAACAGCTGCCGCATACGTGCAGCCGATAATCTGCCAAGCGGATTTTTTGCACGGCGCTTCGCGCAGCAGCAAAATAAAACCAAAGCCCGCACCGGCGGAAAGTCCGGCAATCACACTGCCAAAGCTGATGGTACCTGCGGTAAACAGCTGCACGAGCAGCACCGACACGGCACAGCCCGGAATCAATCCGATCAGCGCACACAGCACCGGCTGCAGGCGAGAGCCTTGCAGCAAAATCGCCGCCAGCGAATCTGCACCGAGCAGATAAATAATCGTGTTGAGAATCAACATCGTGATGACGAGAAAAACTGTGGTATTTGCCGTGCGAATGAGCGCCGAGCGCCACAGCGATTGGCCGCCGCAGCAGGAACAGCTCGCATTGACCTCATTCATGTCCAGCTCATCGTCCTCCGGCCAGTCGTCAATGTTCCAGTGCTTGCGGAACCAGAACAGATAAAACAGATAACCGGCGACAATCGCAATGCCGATTTTTACGGCAATGAGCAGCACAATTTCTTTCCAGCTG
This window harbors:
- a CDS encoding putative manganese transporter, yielding MLEVWTECIMDIVKTIPILFVVYLVISWMENHMDAVTRVVTSTEPAGPVIGALIGAIPQCGFSMGCSVLYCRGFLAPATLIAVYLSTSDEAIPVLFAGGCSWKEIVLLIAVKIGIAIVAGYLFYLFWFRKHWNIDDWPEDDELDMNEVNASCSCCGGQSLWRSALIRTANTTVFLVITMLILNTIIYLLGADSLAAILLQGSRLQPVLCALIGLIPGCAVSVLLVQLFTAGTISFGSVIAGLSAGAGFGFILLLREAPCKKSAWQIIGCTYAAAVAAGLLIDCII
- a CDS encoding ABC-F family ATP-binding cassette domain-containing protein — encoded protein: MLSVNHLSINFDGENLFSDVNLKFTEGNCYGVIGANGAGKSTFLRMLSGDLEPSTGTVELDPKLRMSVLRQDHFAFDDCTVVDTIIQGNKRLYEIMQEKDALYAKDPFTEEDGNRAAELEAEFAELDGWNADTEAARLLQGLGLKADDILYSGMKYRTDAEKVKILLAQALFGKPDIMLLDEPTNHLDIHSIAWLEDFLADYEGTVIVVSHDRHFLNNVCTHIVDIDYGKVRLYVGNYEFWYESSQLVQRTLNDQKKKADEKIKELQEFIRRFSANKSKSKQATSRKKLIDKLTVDELPASSRRYPFVGFQMDREPGKDILEVKDISKTIDGEKVLNHVSFRVARGDKIAFVGKTEQAATTLFQILMGEMEPDEGSFKWGVSTSQSYFPKDNSEFFNGHTENMLDWLAPYSQTDTLETTLRSFLGKMLFSGNDVYKSVNVLSGGEKVRCMLARMMLFGSNVLVVDQPTNHLDLESITAVNNGLIDFKGNVLFASHDHEFTQTIANRIIEITEDGVWDKQCTYDEYLEIRG